From the genome of Bactrocera oleae isolate idBacOlea1 chromosome 2, idBacOlea1, whole genome shotgun sequence, one region includes:
- the LOC106623835 gene encoding saccharopine dehydrogenase-like oxidoreductase isoform X2: MELLLQEIGIRSRKNLSSIPIITSNLKHKRSLYSLARKCRILINCCGPYEAYGQNVIKACILAKTHYVDLCTESHFMDTIHYKFDELAKRKGVYVVMGCGLQSLPAEIGVNFMKNHFKGTINTIDAYVEFWTKNPWVLGSIANNNVWASFILANRNMRRFRRRLLPKMYPQAPRMNILSESDVIKGFCVPAPTVDQDIIDRSQLYYWEEKNERPIQYNSYLTFSNPAIAFLLLCWYFLILILTQFAYTRRLLLNCPRIFSFGLFSSDGPMEENVDESFFRITFKAKGWDKNMKSIQHIFPDSPDKVLVGRVSGACPFYGIACVCLLVSAVTIFNEHSKLPHRGGVYTPGAAFAHTKIINELKKYEHGLFFEIISIN; encoded by the exons atggAACTACTGTTACAAGAAATTGGTATTCGGAgcagaaaaaatttaagcagTATTCCTATCATTACATCAAACTTAAAACATAAAAGATCGCTTTATAGTTTGGCAAGAAAGTGCAGA atTCTCATCAATTGCTGTGGACCCTATGAAGCATATGGTCAAAACGTTATCAAAGCCTGTATATTGGCTAAAACGCATTATGTTGATCTCTGTACTGAATCTCATTTCATGGATACAATACACTACAAATTTGACGAACTAGCTAAAAGGAAAGGGGTATATGTTGTGATGGGTTGCGGATTACAAAGTTTACCAGCAGAAATTGGAGTCAATTTCATGAAAAATCATTTTAAGG GAACTATAAACACCATTGACGCTTACGTTGAATTTTGGACGAAAAATCCATGGGTGTTGGGCTCAATTGCGAATAACAACGTTTGGGCAAGCTTTATTTTAGCGAATCGAAACATGAGAAGATTTCGAAGAAGACTGCTTCCAAAAATGTATCCACAAGCTCCACGAAT GAATATTTTAAGTGAGTCAGACGTTATTAAGGGCTTTTGTGTTCCAGCACCAACCGTTGATCAAGATATCATCGATCGTAGTCAATTATACTACTGGGAGGAGAAGAACGAGAGACCCATTCAATATAAcagttatttgacattttc AAATCCCGCAATcgcttttttgcttttgtgttggtattttttgattttaatactTACTCAATTTGCATATACTCGCCGTTTATTGTTAAATTGTCCACGTATATTCTCATTTGGTCTATTTTCTTCCGATGGCCCTATGGAGGAAAATGTAGATGAGTCGTTTTTCCGAATAACATTCAAAGCAAAAGGTTGGGACAAAAACATGAAGTCTATTCAGCATATATTTCCCGATAGTCCCGATAAAGTTTTAGTGGGCCGGGTAAGTGGCGCATGTCCCTTTTATGGAATAGCATGTGTCTGTCTTCTAGTCTCTGCTGTAACTATATTTAATGAACATTCAAAACTTCCTCATCG GGGTGGAGTTTATACACCAGGAGCCGCGTTTGCCcatactaaaattataaatgaactTAAAAAGTACGAGCACGGGTTATTCTTTGAAATAATTAGCATTAATTGA
- the LOC106623835 gene encoding saccharopine dehydrogenase-like oxidoreductase isoform X1, with translation MSFVSGGYCSRSTSEESNIQKHNRWRDIIGRRLDIIIFGATGCAGRFTVLEAVKVLRSHSWGIAGRNKQKMELLLQEIGIRSRKNLSSIPIITSNLKHKRSLYSLARKCRILINCCGPYEAYGQNVIKACILAKTHYVDLCTESHFMDTIHYKFDELAKRKGVYVVMGCGLQSLPAEIGVNFMKNHFKGTINTIDAYVEFWTKNPWVLGSIANNNVWASFILANRNMRRFRRRLLPKMYPQAPRMNILSESDVIKGFCVPAPTVDQDIIDRSQLYYWEEKNERPIQYNSYLTFSNPAIAFLLLCWYFLILILTQFAYTRRLLLNCPRIFSFGLFSSDGPMEENVDESFFRITFKAKGWDKNMKSIQHIFPDSPDKVLVGRVSGACPFYGIACVCLLVSAVTIFNEHSKLPHRGGVYTPGAAFAHTKIINELKKYEHGLFFEIISIN, from the exons atATTATCGGAAGAAGActtgatataataatttttggggcAACTGGATGTGCTGGACGTTTTACAGTTCTGGAAGCAGTGAAAGTTTTAAGATCCCATTCATGGGGCATTGCGGGCAGAAATAAA caaaaaatggAACTACTGTTACAAGAAATTGGTATTCGGAgcagaaaaaatttaagcagTATTCCTATCATTACATCAAACTTAAAACATAAAAGATCGCTTTATAGTTTGGCAAGAAAGTGCAGA atTCTCATCAATTGCTGTGGACCCTATGAAGCATATGGTCAAAACGTTATCAAAGCCTGTATATTGGCTAAAACGCATTATGTTGATCTCTGTACTGAATCTCATTTCATGGATACAATACACTACAAATTTGACGAACTAGCTAAAAGGAAAGGGGTATATGTTGTGATGGGTTGCGGATTACAAAGTTTACCAGCAGAAATTGGAGTCAATTTCATGAAAAATCATTTTAAGG GAACTATAAACACCATTGACGCTTACGTTGAATTTTGGACGAAAAATCCATGGGTGTTGGGCTCAATTGCGAATAACAACGTTTGGGCAAGCTTTATTTTAGCGAATCGAAACATGAGAAGATTTCGAAGAAGACTGCTTCCAAAAATGTATCCACAAGCTCCACGAAT GAATATTTTAAGTGAGTCAGACGTTATTAAGGGCTTTTGTGTTCCAGCACCAACCGTTGATCAAGATATCATCGATCGTAGTCAATTATACTACTGGGAGGAGAAGAACGAGAGACCCATTCAATATAAcagttatttgacattttc AAATCCCGCAATcgcttttttgcttttgtgttggtattttttgattttaatactTACTCAATTTGCATATACTCGCCGTTTATTGTTAAATTGTCCACGTATATTCTCATTTGGTCTATTTTCTTCCGATGGCCCTATGGAGGAAAATGTAGATGAGTCGTTTTTCCGAATAACATTCAAAGCAAAAGGTTGGGACAAAAACATGAAGTCTATTCAGCATATATTTCCCGATAGTCCCGATAAAGTTTTAGTGGGCCGGGTAAGTGGCGCATGTCCCTTTTATGGAATAGCATGTGTCTGTCTTCTAGTCTCTGCTGTAACTATATTTAATGAACATTCAAAACTTCCTCATCG GGGTGGAGTTTATACACCAGGAGCCGCGTTTGCCcatactaaaattataaatgaactTAAAAAGTACGAGCACGGGTTATTCTTTGAAATAATTAGCATTAATTGA
- the LOC106623815 gene encoding armadillo-like helical domain-containing protein 3 encodes MTSRKRSGSGSSKRPKEKVVYIYELFFHGEDPTTESTEFWNEFFLLQPNVESLEAEITKLTCEQFMIVNKNLTLIFQNCIEMMETDHPKRLFNSLQTLCSLFYAIYKKSSTDSSFICLNEIFGNERMDKSIRQLMNNCNQILLGEVAEGARFMCLKLLLMIVTGTDNVSQNVLLEYLTTYNLFDNFVRLLSDPTLRAQHGHDVVILLTVLVNYRKHEAANPYVVQLSILDDEMALNGYGQMISQSLIDFCRQYMQSLSNVQSSSWFSSLSNIVGNMFVSDEGCERVQQIKANNGLLLALYEAVHLNRNFITTLAHTQAETSAPPSPSNTLNLAEPVPDLATAPIIDMTQYPTNLLVAVFQYCSIVMQDNKNESSVANLKLCFLILTCISEDQYANSMMHDSNLTFKVMLHRAQMRHRKLNVDRVGKSQPLAATLLDLLVEFIVSHLMKKFPMELYLLCVGVIHRILCYQKRCRVRLNYPWKELWSALIGLLRFLVNQEQTLVKKCNLFYLSVQVVNIFNLFITYGDTFLATTNSYDELYYELNREEKVFSEIHAMVLRYTTMADCEYKDDIIKLLNALVNILAIVKHFQNKIKEWLAEQGLSTPTEDQILDVVRKNYDLTLKLQDSLDQYERYAEAPRHSAFFKTMVRDVVIDTRKHLYDYVKEAASITPDQDVILSTNLSVTST; translated from the exons ATGACTTCCCGTAAACGAAGTGGAAGTGGTTCTTCGAAGCGTCCTAAAGAAAAAGTTGTttacatttatgaattattctTTCATGGGGAGGATCCAACTACCGAGAGTACAGAATTTTGGAATGAATTTTTCTTATTGCAACCCAACGTAGAATCACTTGAAGCTGAAATAACTAAACTAACATGCGAGCAGTTTatgatagttaataaaaatctgactttaatatttcaaaattgcaTTGAAATGATGGAAACAG aTCATCCGAAGCGACTGTTTAATAGCCTTCAAACGCTCTGTTCcttattttatgcaatttacAAAAAGTCATCAACAGAttcttcatttatttgtttaaatgagatTTTTGGTAACGAACGAATGGATAAAAGTATTCGACAGTTAATGAACAACTGTAACCAAATATTATTAG GCGAAGTAGCAGAGGGCGCCCGTTTTATGTGCCTGAAACTACTGCTAATGATTGTGACGGGTACTGACAATGTCAGTCAAAATGTCCTGCTAGAGTATTTGACAACATATAACCTGTTTGATAATTTTGTACGTTTATTGAGTGATCCTACACTACGGGCACAGCATGGCCATGACGTTGTTATTTTGTTGACTGTATTGGTTAATTATAGAAAACATGAAGCGGCTAATCCATATGTGGTTCAGTTATCTATATTGGATGACGAAATGGCTCTAAACGG gtaCGGTCAGATGATATCCCAATCTTTGATTGATTTTTGTCGACAGTACATGCAAAGTTTATCAAATGTTCAATCCTCCTCTTGGTTTTCGTCTTTATCAAACATTGTTGGAAATATGTTTGTGTCAGATGAAGGCTGTGAACGTGTGCAGCAAATCAAAGCAAACAATGGACTTTTACTAGCCTTATACGAAGCGGTTCATCTGAATCGTAATTTTATTACGACTTTAGCACACACACAAGCCGAAACAAGTGCACCGCCATCTCCTAGCAATACCTTAAATTTAGCAGAGCCTGTGCCTGATTTGGCTACTGCTCCTATAATAGACATGACGCAATATCCGACTAACTTGCTAGTTGCAGTTTTTCAATACTG CTCTATTGTTATGCAAGATAACAAAAATGAATCCAGCGTCGCCAATCTTAAGCTTTGTTTCCTTATTTTAACTTGCATATCGGAGGATCAGTATGCAAATTCAATGATGCATGACAGCAATCTCACATTTAAAGTAATGTTACATCGTGCTCAAATGCGTCATCGCAAATTAAATGTTGATAGAGTGGGCAAATCTCAACCATTAGCAGCCACCTTACTGGATCTATTGGTTGAATTTATTGTTTCACATTTAATGAAGAAATTCCCAATGGAGTTATATTTACTTTGCGTCGGTGTTATTCATCGAATACTTTGCTACCAAAAACGTTGCAGAGTTCGCTTGAATTATCCATGGAAGGAGTTGTGGTCGGCTTTAATCGGATTACTTCGCTTTCTTGTCAATCAGGAGCAAACACTTGTGAagaaatgtaatttattttatttatcagtTCAG GTGGTAaacatttttaacttatttattacatatggAGATACTTTCTTGGCAACAACGAATAGCTACGATGAATTGTACTACGAGTTAAATAGAGAAGAGAAAGTTTTTTCAGAAATACACGCAATGG TCTTACGTTATACCACAATGGCAGATTGTGAATATAAAGATGATATTATAAAACTATTGAATGCGTTGGTAAATATTTTGGCTATAGTAAAacatttccaaaataaaataaaagagtgGTTGGCGGAACAGGGTCTCTCTACTCCAACAGAAGACCAAATTCTAGATGTGGTACGTAAGAATTATGATCTCACTCTTAAACTCCAAGATTCGCTTGACCAGTACGAACGATATGCGGAAGCACCACGGCATAGtgctttttttaaaacaatggtACGAGATGTGGTCATCGACACTCGCAAACACCTATACGACTATGTGAAAGAGGCAGCATCTATTACACCAGATCAGGATGTAATACTGTCAACAAACTTATCTGTTACAAGCACATaa
- the LOC106623632 gene encoding uncharacterized protein, with protein MRVTIGIFVALCLVTITFASPSGKKQAPACARDCDESYTPLCAKEKNGSKLLTFGNECVLLRFNCEHPNGQYNINSKGECGGNVSVRLS; from the exons ATGCGAGTTACTATTGGGATTTTTGTcg cacTGTGCCTTGTGACTATTACTTTTGCATCTCCTTCCGGCAAAAAGCAGGCCCCAGCATGTGCACGTGATTGCGACGAAAGTTATACACCACTTTGCGCCAAAGAGAAAAATGGCAGCAAGTTGCTTACATTTGGAAATGAATGCGTATTGTTGCGTTTTAATTGCGAACATCCAAATGGAC AATATAACATAAACAGCAAAGGCGAATGTGGCGGTAATGTTAGCGTGCGCCTCTCCTAA
- the IscU gene encoding iron-sulfur cluster assembly scaffold protein IscU, producing the protein MSLTRASKLLQARLTRIQSVPAVFYHENVVEHYENPRNVGSLDKKDQRVGTGLVGAPACGDVMKLQIKVDENGKIIDAKFKTFGCGSAIASSSLATEWVKGKTIDEAGKLKNTDIAKELCLPPVKLHCSMLAEDAIRAALADYKIKQQKKD; encoded by the exons ATGTCTTTAACACGCGCATCTAAATTGCTCCAAGCTAGGTTGACACGCATTCAAAGTGTCCCTGCAGTTTTTTATCATGAAAAC gtAGTGGAACATTATGAGAACCCAAGAAATGTAGGTTCACTTGACAAGAAAGATCAAAGGGTAGGAACGGGTTTAGTTGGTGCGCCAGCATGCGGCGATGTCATGAAGCTTCAAATCAAAGTTgatgaaaatggtaaaataaTCGACGCAAAATTTAAAACCTTTGGTTGTGGTTCAGCAATTGCTAGTAGTTCTTTAGCAACAGAGTGGGTAAAAGGCAAAACTATTGATGAAGCCGGAAAATTAAAGAATACCGACATTGCTAAAGAGTTATGTCTTCCCCCAGTAAAACTGCATTGTTCCATGCTTGCTGAGGACGCAATAAGGGCAGCACTTGctgattataaaataaaacaacaaaagaaggattaa